One genomic window of Gossypium hirsutum isolate 1008001.06 chromosome D11, Gossypium_hirsutum_v2.1, whole genome shotgun sequence includes the following:
- the LOC107911592 gene encoding axial regulator YABBY 1, with amino-acid sequence MSSSSVSFSSDHLSPPDQLCYVHCNFCDTVLAVSVPCSSLFNNTVMVRCGHCTNLLSVDMRGLLLPTANQLHLAHSFFTPQNLLEEIRSCGPPNMVMINHPNPNDTVIRGAAELEEIAKPPVVNRPPEKRQRVPSAYNRFIKEEIQRIKAGNPDISHRDAFSAAAKNWAHFPRIHFGQMPDQAVMKMKNNVRQQEGEEAVVKDGFFVPTNVGVSPY; translated from the exons ATGTCGTCCTCATCAGTCTCATTTTCATCGGACCACCTCTCTCCCCCGGACCAGCTCTGTTACGTCCATTGCAACTTTTGCGACACTGTTCTAGCT GTGAGTGTTCCTTGCAGTAGCTTGTTCAACAACACAGTTATGGTTCGATGCGGCCACTGCACAAATCTTTTGTCAGTCGACATGCGTGGCTTGCTTCTTCCCACAGCTAATCAGCTTCACCTTGCCCATTCTTTCTTTACCCCACAGAATCTCCTG GAAGAGATCCGAAGTTGTGGACCACCAAATATGGTGATGATCAATCACCCAAACCCAAATGACACTGTTATTCGTGGAGCAGCTGAGCTTGAGGAGATAGCCAAACCTCCTGTGGTTAACAGAC CTCCGGAGAAGAGACAGAGAGTGCCGTCTGCCTACAATCGCTTCATCAA GGAAGAAATCCAACGTATCAAAGCCGGGAATCCTGATATAAGTCACAGAGACGCCTTCAGTGCTGCTGCCAAGAAT TGGGCCCACTTCCCGCGCATACATTTCGGACAAATGCCTGATCAAGctgttatgaaaatgaaaaataacgtACGCCAGCAG GAAGGAGAGGAGGCGGTGGTGAAAGATGGGTTCTTTGTGCCTACCAACGTCGGCGTCTCTCCCTACTAA
- the LOC107911591 gene encoding Golgi SNAP receptor complex member 1-2 encodes MTDTNLDLQESGWEELRKEARKIEGDLDVKLSSYAKLGARFTQGDAGSPTLGSSRSWKSMVIEIQSLLEKLLDINDAMSRCAASAAPTTSVTQKLARHRDILHEFTQEFRRIKGNISSMREQAELLSSVRDDISEFKASGGMSPRMQLLRERAAIHGNIAHIDDVINQAQTTRAVLGSQRALFGDVQGKVKVLSDKFPVIRGLLGSIRWRRSRDTLILSAVIAGCTLFLIIYWLSK; translated from the exons ATGACGGATACGAATCTGGATCTACAAGAATCGGGTTGGGAGGAACTGAGGAAAGAAGCTCGAAAGATCGAAGGCGATCTCGATGTTAAACTCTCTTCATATGCTAAGCTCGGTGCTAGGTTCACCCAAGGAG ATGCTGGGTCGCCAACGCTTGGGTCGAGTAGATCATGGAAGTCTATGGTAATTGAAATTCAATCATTGCTTGAGAAGCTGCTAGACATAAATGATGCTATGAGTAGATGTGCTGCATCTGCTGCACCAACTACTTCGGTAACCCAGAAACTTGCGAGGCATAGAGACATACTACATGAGTTTACTCAG gaatTTAGGAGAATTAAGGGAAATATAAGCTCAATGAGGGAACAGGCAGAGCTTCTGAGTTCTGTCAGAGATGATATCAGTGAGTTTAAG GCATCTGGGGGTATGTCACCAAGAATGCAATTACTTAGAGAGCGAGCGGCCATCCACGGGAACATAGCTCAT ATAGATGATGTGATTAATCAAGCTCAAACGACAAGGGCTGTGTTGGGCTCTCAAAGAGCTTTGTTTGGAGATGTCCAAGGCAAAGTAAAAGTTCTAAGTGACAAGTTCCCCGTTATCCGTGGCTTGCTTG GTTCCATCAGATGGAGGCGTTCAAGAGACACACTTATTTTATCAGCCGTAATTGCTGGTTGTACGTTGTTCCTTATTATCTATTGGCTCTCAAAGTAA